One part of the Lachnospiraceae bacterium JLR.KK002 genome encodes these proteins:
- a CDS encoding aminodeoxychorismate lyase — translation MRSSKVVLSILNSMLSILLLILILFVVLKAGNAAYDMGYRVFTEPAVDREPGRDISVRYYNGMSVTELGSLLEEKGVVDSGILFAIQLGLSSKGDKIKPGKYTLNTSQTPEELIQVLTGEETEEKEE, via the coding sequence ATGAGAAGCAGCAAGGTGGTACTGAGTATATTAAACAGTATGTTGAGTATACTGCTCCTGATACTGATTCTGTTTGTGGTGTTAAAGGCGGGAAACGCCGCCTATGATATGGGATACCGGGTTTTTACGGAGCCGGCTGTGGACAGGGAACCGGGAAGAGATATTTCAGTGCGTTATTATAATGGAATGTCCGTCACAGAGCTTGGAAGCCTGCTGGAAGAAAAGGGAGTGGTGGACAGCGGAATACTGTTTGCCATACAGCTTGGCCTTTCTTCTAAGGGAGATAAAATCAAACCGGGCAAATATACGCTGAATACTTCTCAGACTCCGGAAGAACTGATACAGGTACTGACAGGAGAGGAGACAGAGGAAAAAGAAGAATGA
- a CDS encoding ribonuclease J: MKKEHNSKLKIIPLGGLEQIGMNITAFEYEDSIIVVDCGLSFPENDMLGIDLVIPDVTYLKNNIEKVKGFFITHGHEDHIGAIPYILRDINVPIYATKLTIGIIDNKLREHNMLSKVKRKVVKYGQHINLGCFRVEFIRTNHSIQDAAALAIYSPAGIVVHTGDFKVDYTPVFGDAIDLQRFGEIGKKGVLALMCDSTNAERPGFTNSERTVGKTFDNIFADHSNTRIIIATFASNVDRVQQIINSAYKFGRKVVVEGRSMVNIITTATELGYLQIPEHTLIDIEQLKNYPDEQTVLITTGSQGESMAALSRMAASLHKKVTIKPGDTIIFSSNPIPGNEKAVSNVINELFRKGAEVIFQDAHVSGHACREEIKLIYSLVKPRYAIPVHGEYRHLRAQATIAEELGFKKEDIFILSSGNVLELDEKGAEITGQVPVGSILVDGLGVGDVGNIVLRDRQHLAEDGIIIVVMTLESGSGQVLAGPDIVSRGFVYVRGAESLMDEAKKVLDGAMEYCMERNITDWGKIKTEIKDELGEFVWKKTKRRPMIMPIIMEV, translated from the coding sequence TTGAAAAAAGAACATAATTCAAAATTGAAAATCATTCCTTTAGGCGGACTGGAGCAGATTGGAATGAACATTACTGCCTTTGAATACGAAGACAGTATTATTGTGGTGGACTGCGGTCTGTCTTTTCCGGAAAATGATATGCTGGGTATTGACCTGGTAATTCCGGATGTTACCTATCTGAAGAATAATATCGAGAAAGTAAAAGGATTTTTTATTACCCATGGCCATGAAGACCATATCGGGGCCATTCCTTATATTCTGCGGGATATTAACGTGCCCATTTATGCAACAAAGCTGACCATCGGTATTATAGATAATAAGCTGCGGGAGCATAATATGCTTTCCAAAGTAAAGCGTAAGGTGGTAAAATACGGACAGCATATCAATCTGGGCTGTTTCCGGGTGGAATTTATCAGGACCAATCACAGTATTCAGGACGCTGCGGCCCTGGCCATCTATTCGCCGGCAGGAATTGTGGTGCATACGGGAGACTTTAAGGTGGACTACACGCCGGTATTCGGCGATGCCATTGACTTGCAGCGGTTTGGCGAAATCGGCAAGAAGGGCGTGCTGGCGCTGATGTGCGACAGTACCAATGCGGAACGGCCGGGCTTTACCAATTCGGAACGCACGGTGGGAAAGACCTTTGACAATATTTTTGCGGATCACTCCAATACCAGAATCATCATTGCCACGTTTGCTTCCAATGTGGACCGTGTACAGCAGATTATCAATTCTGCTTATAAATTCGGGCGTAAGGTTGTGGTGGAAGGCCGCAGTATGGTAAATATCATTACTACAGCTACGGAGCTTGGGTATCTGCAGATACCGGAGCATACACTGATAGATATTGAGCAGCTGAAGAATTATCCCGATGAACAGACGGTGCTGATTACTACCGGAAGTCAGGGAGAGTCTATGGCGGCATTGTCCCGTATGGCAGCAAGCCTTCATAAGAAAGTCACCATTAAGCCGGGAGATACCATTATATTCAGCTCCAATCCCATACCGGGAAATGAAAAGGCTGTGTCCAACGTCATCAATGAACTGTTCCGCAAAGGGGCGGAGGTGATTTTCCAGGACGCTCATGTGTCCGGACACGCCTGCCGGGAGGAAATCAAGCTGATTTATTCTCTGGTGAAACCAAGATATGCAATTCCGGTTCACGGAGAGTACAGGCATCTGCGGGCACAGGCTACTATTGCGGAAGAACTGGGTTTCAAAAAAGAGGACATCTTTATCCTTTCTTCCGGAAATGTACTGGAATTGGATGAAAAGGGCGCGGAGATTACAGGACAGGTTCCGGTGGGCTCTATTCTGGTGGATGGCCTCGGCGTGGGCGATGTGGGAAATATTGTGCTCAGAGACAGGCAACATCTGGCAGAAGACGGAATTATCATTGTGGTGATGACCCTGGAGTCCGGAAGCGGCCAGGTACTGGCGGGACCGGATATTGTCAGCCGGGGCTTTGTGTATGTGAGAGGTGCGGAAAGCCTGATGGATGAGGCGAAGAAGGTACTGGACGGGGCCATGGAATACTGTATGGAGCGGAATATTACAGACTGGGGTAAGATTAAGACGGAAATCAAGGATGAACTGGGAGAATTTGTCTGGAAAAAAACCAAACGGAGGCCCATGATCATGCCGATTATTATGGAAGTCTGA
- a CDS encoding O-methyltransferase: protein MIVEERLVTYINSLDRGTEGLLAEIEEEARRACVPVIRKETQNLLKLLLAMNRPGRILEVGTAVGFSALLMESCNPVPCEITTIENYEKRIPVAKANFLRAGKQNVIKLSEGDAARILKELTGSYDFIFMDAAKAQYIHFLPEVMRLLSPGGVLVSDNVLQDGDIIQSRFAVTRRNRTIHKRMRDYLYELTHMEGLTTSILPIGDGVTVSVKEESNEQEKTGTAGAGQQP, encoded by the coding sequence ATGATAGTGGAAGAACGTCTTGTTACTTACATCAATTCCCTGGACAGAGGAACGGAGGGGCTGCTGGCGGAGATAGAAGAGGAAGCCCGCCGCGCCTGTGTGCCTGTCATTCGAAAGGAAACCCAGAACCTTCTGAAACTGCTGCTGGCCATGAACCGGCCGGGACGTATTCTGGAGGTGGGGACTGCAGTGGGATTTTCCGCGCTGCTGATGGAATCATGCAATCCGGTGCCCTGTGAAATTACCACCATAGAAAATTATGAAAAAAGAATTCCTGTTGCAAAAGCAAATTTTCTGCGCGCAGGGAAACAGAATGTGATAAAATTGTCAGAGGGAGACGCCGCCCGGATTCTGAAAGAACTGACAGGCAGTTATGACTTTATTTTTATGGATGCTGCAAAGGCACAGTATATTCATTTCCTTCCGGAGGTGATGCGCCTGCTGAGTCCGGGAGGCGTGCTGGTATCCGACAATGTGCTGCAGGACGGTGATATTATCCAGTCGCGTTTTGCGGTTACGAGAAGAAACCGCACCATACATAAGCGGATGCGGGATTATCTCTATGAGCTGACCCATATGGAAGGCCTTACCACTTCCATACTGCCCATTGGCGATGGGGTGACAGTCAGCGTAAAGGAGGAGAGCAATGAGCAGGAAAAAACCGGAACTGCTGGTGCCGGCCAGCAGCCTTGA
- a CDS encoding YlbF family regulator produces the protein MDRIIEKNLEALVYAVKNSPEYAEYQRIRELVHADPEKEKAIHEFRRRNFELHMRRDVDLFTETDRLEREFAPLRAEPYVNEYLAAELAVCRMVQHINYRLMEEIEFDLGFE, from the coding sequence ATGGATCGGATAATAGAGAAAAATCTGGAAGCACTGGTGTATGCGGTGAAGAACAGTCCGGAATATGCGGAATACCAGAGAATACGGGAACTGGTTCATGCAGATCCGGAAAAAGAAAAAGCAATCCATGAATTCCGGAGAAGGAATTTTGAGTTGCATATGCGCAGGGATGTGGATTTATTTACTGAAACAGACCGTCTGGAACGGGAATTTGCACCGCTGCGGGCGGAGCCTTATGTAAACGAATATCTGGCAGCGGAACTTGCAGTATGCCGTATGGTACAGCATATCAATTACCGTCTGATGGAAGAAATTGAGTTTGATCTTGGGTTTGAGTAA